ACTTGCCGGAACTGCTGGATGAAATCCGCGCGTTTTTCGAGCCCAGGGCACGGGAAAAAGGACTCGAGTTCAACATTGTCTGTGAGTTCCCCTTACCGGAAATTATTGCCACTGACCCAACCCGTTTGCGACAGATCATCATCAATCTGTGTGGAAATGCGCTTAAATTTACAGAAAAAGGCTCTATTTCCCTGAATATCCGTTTTGAGCGCGCCAGGCAAAAACTGGTGGCACGGGTGGTGGACACCGGTATCGGTATGAAGCAGGAACAGCTGGGCCGGCTGTTTGATCCCTTTGCACAGGCCACCCCTGCCATTGCACGCCAGTACGGTGGTACCGGGCTGGGGCTGAATATATCCCGGCGGCTGGCGGAACTGCTGGGGGGAGAGATTTCCGTAACCAGCACCTATGGAGAAGGCAGCGAATTCGAAGTGTCCATCGACACGGGTCCGGTGGACTCGGTGCACTTTCTCAGAGACGCATCGGAGCTGTCCCAGCGCCGCCGGCAGATCCCCATGGTGGTTGCGCCGGAGCTGCGGGGCCGTATCCTCTGCGCCGAAGACAACGATGTAAACCGGCGGCTGGTGTCATTGCTGGTGGGCCGCACTGGTGCCGAACTGATTCATGTGGGCAACGGGGCAGAAGCGCTGGAACTCGCCCTGAAAGAGCCTTTTGATCTGATTCTCATGGATATTCAGATGCCGGTCATGAACGGCCGGGATGCCACCGCTGCGCTGCGGGAGGCCGGATTGAACACCCCCGTCATCGCGCTGACGGCGAATGTCATGGCTGAAGATGTAGCCGATTACCGGTTGGCGGGCTGTAATGACCACCTCGCCAAGCCAATCGACAAACAGCGCTTCTATGAGGTTCTGGCACGTTACCTTGAGGTAGACACGCAGGGCGAAAGCCGGTCGCAGGCTGACTCACGGCGGTTCAGTGGTTGTGTGCTGGTGGCCGAAGACAACCCGGACAACAGCCGCCTGGTGGAGCGAATGCTTCAGGGGTTCGGCCTGTCGGTTATCACGGTGGCCAACGGTGATGATGCGGTACGAACATCGCTGTCGGATTCGGTGCAACTGGTCCTGATGGATCGCCATATGCCCGGGCTCGATGGTGTGGAGGCAACACGACTGCTGCGCCAGACCGGTTTCAGGCGACCGGTTATTGCCTTTACGGCAGGCGATCAGTCAGAAAATGAAGCGCTGGTGGAGGCCGGCTGCGACGGCGTGCTGAGCAAACCTATCGACAAAGGCCACCTGCTGGCGCTGCTGAAACGGTATTTTTCCGAGCATAATGGCAGCGAGGGCCAGGGCGCACGGGATGAAGAAATTACCGGACTGGTGGAGCAGTTTCTGGATGGGCTGGCCGGGCGTAAAGCGGCGATGAATGCCGCTGGTGCCGACCGCAACCGAGAGGCCCTGAAGCTGGAGGCGCATCAGATCAAGGGCACCGCCGGGTCCATGGGCTACCCGGAAATGACCCGCCAGGCCGCCCGGCTGGAGGCGAGCCTCAAGCCGGAGTTGCCGGACTGGGAGCAGGTGCTCCATGAACTCAGGCCACTGAACGAGATGATTGACCAGGCGCTGCAGGGCCAGGAAGCCAGGCTGGGGTAGGACCCGTCAGGTTTAAAGTCAGACACAACCACAGGAAGTCAGAGCAATGAGTGAACAGTCATCACAGAGCGAGCAGCAATCACTGAGTATGATGTACGGCACCTATGCCGATGTCCTGTTTGTTCTATTTCCGTTTCTGGTGATCAGCATGCAGCGGCTCTGGGACGGCCAGCTTTACGAAACGCTGATGCGCGCCGACCTGAGTATTGCTGCGGCGATTCTGGCGGGCCTGGCAATCGGCAAGTTTGTGCTGGGGCTGGTGACCAACCGCGACCTCGGGCGCTATAAAGAACGGATTGTGTTTTTTATCGCGCTGACGCTGTTTGTGGTCCTGGGGCCGGCGATCATTCTGATGCTGAGCATTACCAGCAGTAGCGAGTTGCCAGGTTTTATCGCTTTTGTGCAGCCGGTGCTGCTGATTATTGCCATCTCACTCTACACGACGGCGGTGAGTATCAGTAACATCCTCACACGGTCCGACGAGGCGGCAGTCAAGGCATCCTCGCCCGATCAGATGTACGATGAGACAGGGCCCGCTGAAACCGGTGCCCAACAGCATGAGCCTCTGGCTATTCCGCCGCGGACTGGCAGCAAATAAGGTTGATGAACAGCGGGTTGACCATTTTTGGAGTCACGTTATGACTGAATTGAACATTCTGGTGGTTGAAGACGAGCAGGTCATGCAGCAGCGGCTGGTAGACATGCTTTATCGGGCCGGCGCCAGTCACGTGCTGGCCTGTGAGGATGCGGCGGGAGCCCGCAAAGCGTTCGCGGAAAGCCGCTTCCAGATCATTCTGCTCGATCTCGGGTTGCCCGATGGCAATGGTCACGAACTTATGGAAGAGTTCAAGGCGATCCACAAGGACCAGCATATTGTTCTGGTCACTGCAGACGATTCCATTGAAAGCATCCAGAAAGCGATCAGTGCCGGGGCCAACGGCTATGTGGTCAAACCCTATTCACAGGAAAAGATTCACGATGTGGTGAACAACTACGTGATGGTCCATGGGGATGAAGTTGAGGGGATAACGGGCCTGAATCGAAGGCATTGAGCCGGGCCTGTCTTCCCCCGTGTTCTGAGGTGATTTCTGTTTACGCGACCTGGCGCGCAATCCAGGAATTGTAGCGAGTGGCAAGTGCTCTGACGTATCGGGCCTCGGCGTCGCTCATGTTTGCCACGACCCCGTTCAGAATCCAGCCGCGCTCGTACAGACCCAGCACCCGCTGCTCATCGTTCAGATCCACTCTCTGATTGAATTTCTTGCAGATTGCGTCCAGCAGGGGACGTTTTTCCGGACAACGGATGGGTCCGGAGCGGGCGGCCGCCGGTTTGTTTGCCGAGCGATTTGCGATGTGTTTTTTCATAGCGCTCTCCGGCAAAAATCGATGAATTACTCTGCCAGTGTATGGCTTGCCGGAGTGTTTGCAAGGGGGTGCAGTCTGTGGATTCTACGCACTTGCTAGGCGCTGGGAGGGGCGCCGAGGCCCATGATCTCTTCCCAGG
This DNA window, taken from Marinobacter halotolerans, encodes the following:
- a CDS encoding response regulator, giving the protein MTELNILVVEDEQVMQQRLVDMLYRAGASHVLACEDAAGARKAFAESRFQIILLDLGLPDGNGHELMEEFKAIHKDQHIVLVTADDSIESIQKAISAGANGYVVKPYSQEKIHDVVNNYVMVHGDEVEGITGLNRRH